One region of Polaribacter pectinis genomic DNA includes:
- the rsmG gene encoding 16S rRNA (guanine(527)-N(7))-methyltransferase RsmG, whose amino-acid sequence MDIIHKYFKNLSETQIEQFTKLQELYQDWNLKINVVSRKDIDELYLRHVLHSLGIAKIIQFKPGSKVMDVGTGGGFPGIPLAILFPETQFHLVDSIGKKIKVVNEVAEGLGLENVKTTHGRVEEVKDTYDFIVSRAVAQMETFVRWNKGKIAKKQNHDLKNGILYLKGGDLTEELKLYTSATIYNLPDFFEEEFFETKKVVHLGMKFKG is encoded by the coding sequence ATGGATATTATTCACAAATATTTTAAAAATTTATCAGAAACACAAATCGAACAATTCACTAAACTCCAAGAATTATACCAAGACTGGAATTTAAAAATAAATGTTGTTTCGAGAAAAGATATAGACGAATTGTATTTACGTCACGTTTTACATTCTTTAGGTATTGCAAAAATAATTCAGTTTAAACCAGGTTCTAAAGTTATGGATGTTGGAACCGGAGGAGGTTTTCCTGGAATTCCATTAGCTATTTTATTTCCTGAAACACAGTTTCATCTGGTAGATTCTATCGGTAAAAAGATAAAAGTAGTAAATGAAGTTGCTGAAGGTTTGGGTTTAGAAAATGTAAAAACTACACATGGTAGAGTAGAGGAAGTAAAAGATACGTACGATTTTATAGTAAGTAGAGCAGTTGCACAGATGGAAACTTTTGTGCGTTGGAACAAAGGTAAAATTGCTAAAAAACAAAATCACGATTTAAAAAACGGAATTCTATATTTAAAAGGTGGAGATTTAACTGAGGAATTAAAATTATATACTTCTGCAACCATTTACAATTTGCCAGATTTTTTCGAGGAAGAATTTTTTGAAACAAAAAAAGTTGTTCATTTAGGAATGAAGTTTAAGGGGTAA
- a CDS encoding MarC family protein has translation MTEILTTIFFIFAVIDPIGTIPVYLEATKEFDIIHKRKIAIRASIIAFFILLFFIVIGQLILEGMSVSLDAFQISGGVILFLFALTMIFGDGKPEQEKSQITDYKHVTIFPIAIPSIASPGAILAVVLMTNNHIYTIQQQAITTVIVLLVIGITCLILLTANHLQKRIGNYGITVLSKIMGLILASYAVQSILSGISSYFINV, from the coding sequence ATGACTGAAATTTTAACAACAATATTTTTCATTTTTGCGGTAATAGACCCAATAGGAACAATACCTGTTTATCTTGAAGCTACAAAAGAATTTGATATAATTCATAAAAGAAAAATTGCAATTAGAGCTTCTATAATAGCTTTTTTTATTCTATTATTTTTTATTGTAATTGGACAATTAATTTTAGAAGGCATGTCTGTTTCATTAGATGCTTTTCAAATTTCTGGTGGAGTTATTCTTTTCTTGTTTGCATTAACAATGATTTTTGGCGATGGTAAACCAGAACAGGAAAAAAGTCAAATTACGGATTACAAACACGTTACCATATTTCCTATTGCTATTCCTTCAATAGCTTCACCAGGAGCTATTTTAGCCGTCGTTTTAATGACAAACAACCACATTTACACAATACAACAACAAGCCATTACAACAGTAATTGTATTACTAGTTATTGGCATTACTTGCTTAATTCTTTTAACAGCAAATCATTTACAAAAAAGAATTGGTAATTACGGAATTACAGTTTTAAGTAAAATTATGGGGCTTATTTTAGCTTCTTATGCTGTACAAAGTATCTTAAGTGGAATTAGTAGCTACTTCATTAATGTGTAA
- the ftsA gene encoding cell division protein FtsA produces MENNKIAVGLDIGTTKIVAMIGRKNEYDKIEVVGIGKAKSLGVKRGVVSNITQTIQSIQQAVDEAESVSGVKIEEVVVGIAGQHIRSLHHSDYITRNNADEVIDDVDIENLVNQVHKLVMLPGEEIIHVLPQEFKVDSQADIKEPIGMYGGRLEANFHVVVGQVSSIRNIGRCVKSAGLDLSDITLEPLASASAVLSQEEKEAGVALIDIGGGTTDLAIFKDGIIRHTAVIPFGGNVITDDIKEGCSIIEKQAELLKIKFGSAWPGENKETEIVSIPGLRGREPKEITLKNLSKIIHARVQEIIEHVYLEIKNYGHETAKGKLIAGIVLTGGGSQLKHLRQLVEYITGMDARIGFPNEHLAGDSDDALSSPAYATAVGLLMEGLAKGVKEEEEITEAVEEIINETEEEIEEATPIVEPKPKPKKKSFFEKFTEGLKDFLDNAE; encoded by the coding sequence ATGGAAAACAATAAAATAGCAGTTGGTTTAGATATTGGTACAACCAAAATTGTTGCCATGATTGGTCGTAAAAACGAGTACGATAAAATTGAGGTTGTTGGTATAGGTAAAGCTAAAAGTTTAGGTGTAAAGCGTGGTGTTGTAAGTAATATTACGCAAACAATACAATCCATTCAACAAGCTGTGGATGAGGCAGAAAGTGTTTCTGGTGTTAAAATAGAGGAAGTTGTTGTTGGTATAGCTGGTCAACATATTAGAAGTTTGCATCACAGTGATTATATCACAAGAAATAACGCAGATGAAGTTATTGATGATGTTGATATTGAGAATTTGGTAAATCAAGTTCACAAATTAGTAATGTTGCCAGGAGAAGAAATTATTCATGTATTACCGCAAGAATTTAAAGTAGATTCTCAAGCAGATATCAAAGAACCTATTGGTATGTATGGTGGACGTTTAGAAGCTAATTTCCATGTGGTAGTTGGGCAAGTGTCATCTATTAGAAATATTGGACGTTGTGTTAAAAGTGCAGGTTTAGATTTAAGTGATATTACTTTAGAACCTTTAGCATCTGCATCAGCAGTTTTAAGTCAAGAAGAAAAAGAAGCAGGAGTTGCTTTAATAGATATAGGTGGTGGTACAACAGATTTAGCCATTTTTAAAGACGGAATTATTCGTCATACAGCTGTAATTCCTTTTGGAGGAAATGTAATAACAGATGATATTAAAGAAGGTTGTTCTATTATAGAAAAACAAGCTGAATTGTTAAAGATAAAATTCGGTTCTGCTTGGCCAGGTGAAAATAAAGAAACAGAAATTGTTTCTATACCAGGTTTAAGAGGAAGAGAACCAAAGGAAATTACATTAAAGAATTTATCAAAAATTATTCATGCAAGAGTTCAAGAAATTATCGAGCATGTCTATTTAGAGATTAAGAATTATGGACATGAAACTGCAAAAGGAAAATTAATTGCAGGTATTGTTTTGACAGGAGGAGGGTCTCAATTAAAACATTTACGTCAGTTAGTAGAATATATAACTGGTATGGATGCAAGAATAGGTTTTCCAAATGAACATTTAGCAGGAGATTCTGATGACGCATTATCAAGTCCAGCTTACGCAACTGCTGTAGGTTTGTTAATGGAAGGATTAGCAAAAGGTGTAAAAGAAGAAGAAGAAATTACAGAAGCTGTTGAAGAAATTATCAACGAAACTGAAGAAGAAATTGAAGAAGCTACACCAATTGTAGAGCCAAAACCAAAACCAAAGAAAAAGTCGTTTTTCGAAAAGTTTACTGAAGGTTTAAAAGATTTTTTAGACAACGCAGAGTAA
- a CDS encoding pyridoxal phosphate-dependent aminotransferase, producing the protein MTHPLSDRINSLPVSQTLAMAAKARELKAAGKDIISLSLGEPDFNTPDFIKDAAIEAINQNYNSYSPVDGYLELKEAICTKFQRDNNLSYEPNQIVVSTGAKQSIANVAQVLLNPGDEVLLPAPYWVSYSAISILSEAKFVEIPSSIDDDFKITPAQLERAITPKTKMIFFNSPNNPSGSMYSEEEYRALAAVLENHPQIYVLSDEIYEHINYGAKPFSFAAIESMYDRTITVNGLAKAFAMTGWRIGYIGAPEWIAKACTKMQGQVTSGTNCIAQRAAITAVLAPVSKIQFMVDEFRTRRDIVIGLLREIDGFKVNVPEGAFYVFPDISSFFGKTIDGVKIENANDFSLFILEKANVATVTGDAFGAPDCIRMSYAASELQLREAIKRIKEALS; encoded by the coding sequence ATGACACATCCATTATCGGACAGAATTAACAGTTTACCTGTTTCTCAAACTTTAGCAATGGCTGCAAAAGCAAGAGAATTAAAAGCAGCTGGAAAAGACATTATCAGTTTAAGTTTAGGAGAACCAGACTTTAACACACCAGATTTTATTAAAGATGCTGCAATTGAAGCAATTAATCAGAATTATAATTCTTATTCACCAGTAGATGGTTATTTAGAATTAAAAGAAGCAATTTGCACGAAGTTTCAAAGAGATAATAATTTATCTTATGAACCAAACCAAATTGTAGTTTCTACAGGTGCAAAACAATCAATTGCAAATGTTGCTCAAGTTTTATTAAATCCTGGAGACGAAGTTTTATTACCTGCACCTTATTGGGTAAGTTATTCTGCTATTTCAATTTTAAGTGAAGCAAAATTTGTAGAAATTCCTTCTTCAATAGATGACGATTTTAAAATTACGCCAGCACAATTAGAACGCGCAATTACGCCAAAAACAAAAATGATATTCTTTAACTCACCAAACAATCCTAGTGGATCTATGTACAGTGAAGAAGAATACAGAGCCTTGGCTGCAGTATTAGAAAATCACCCACAAATTTATGTCTTATCAGACGAAATTTACGAACACATAAACTATGGAGCAAAACCTTTTAGTTTTGCAGCTATAGAAAGCATGTACGATAGAACTATTACTGTAAACGGTTTGGCAAAAGCATTTGCTATGACAGGTTGGAGAATTGGTTATATAGGTGCTCCAGAATGGATTGCTAAAGCTTGTACAAAAATGCAAGGGCAAGTTACTTCTGGTACAAACTGTATTGCGCAAAGAGCTGCAATTACTGCAGTTTTAGCTCCGGTTTCTAAAATTCAATTTATGGTAGATGAATTTAGAACTCGTAGAGATATTGTAATTGGCTTATTAAGAGAGATAGATGGTTTTAAAGTAAACGTACCTGAAGGTGCATTTTATGTTTTCCCAGATATTTCTTCATTCTTTGGGAAAACCATTGATGGTGTAAAAATCGAAAATGCAAATGACTTCTCTCTATTCATTTTAGAGAAAGCAAACGTTGCAACTGTAACTGGAGATGCTTTTGGTGCTCCAGATTGTATTAGAATGTCTTATGCGGCATCAGAATTACAGTTACGTGAAGCAATAAAAAGAATTAAAGAAGCTTTGAGTTAA
- a CDS encoding DUF3667 domain-containing protein, giving the protein MNCKNCQDSLEENAQFCDNCGAKVIIDRITFKQLITELIINVFGIDSKFFLTLRKMATKPDEVLKEYLLGVRKKYVNPFAFLAIGAGLSLLIFNYFADDFIAIQSNFNSEETAKIKEMADLDLSTLKNISEKELKILEAKKKVAQIQIKSMDKMLQFMLHYYNLLTFIFLPIYSLLSKWTYKKPHNYGEHIVINAYIYGFTTYFSIIAFFAAMLIHPSIYLFSMVAYIGYYLYAFGKLYNLTFGKSVLKLLRFLLGLILFSLIILITVAVIGFLIGKLGLI; this is encoded by the coding sequence ATGAACTGTAAAAACTGCCAAGATTCTTTAGAGGAAAATGCTCAATTTTGTGATAATTGCGGCGCAAAAGTAATTATAGATAGAATTACTTTTAAACAACTAATTACAGAATTAATTATAAATGTATTTGGGATTGATAGCAAATTCTTCTTGACATTAAGAAAAATGGCTACAAAACCAGATGAAGTTCTTAAAGAATATCTTTTAGGAGTTCGTAAAAAATATGTGAATCCATTTGCTTTTTTAGCAATTGGCGCAGGTTTATCTCTTTTAATATTTAATTATTTTGCTGATGATTTTATTGCCATACAAAGTAATTTTAATTCAGAAGAAACTGCAAAAATAAAAGAAATGGCAGATTTAGATTTGTCTACACTAAAAAATATATCTGAAAAAGAACTTAAAATATTGGAAGCAAAAAAGAAAGTAGCACAAATACAGATAAAATCTATGGACAAAATGCTACAGTTTATGCTTCATTATTACAATTTACTAACTTTTATCTTTTTACCAATTTATTCGCTTTTAAGTAAATGGACCTATAAAAAACCACATAATTACGGAGAGCATATTGTTATAAATGCATATATCTATGGCTTTACAACTTACTTTTCTATAATCGCTTTTTTTGCGGCAATGTTAATTCATCCATCAATCTACCTATTTAGTATGGTTGCATATATTGGTTATTACTTGTATGCATTTGGTAAACTATACAACCTTACTTTTGGGAAATCAGTTTTAAAGCTTTTACGTTTTTTATTAGGGTTAATTTTATTTTCTTTAATAATTCTAATAACAGTAGCAGTAATAGGTTTTCTTATAGGAAAGCTTGGTTTAATTTAG
- a CDS encoding glutaminase, producing the protein MEIKVYQKIITEIYSDIKNVEDLGKVANYIPELGNVSAENFGVNLTTIKNESFGIGNFEEKFSIQSISKILALTLAYKLEGEKIWQRVDVEPSGNPFNSLQQLESDNGIPRNPFINSGAIVVCDVLLSHLTNPKEEFLAFCKELSNNSSLNYSEKVAKSEKNTGFRNVALCNFIKSFGNIKNNVDEVLDFYFHICSLEMSCKELSEIFQFLADDNFRTHKGNYVITESQAKRINAIMLTCGFYDESGEFAFRVGLPGKSGVGGGIVAIHPDEFCIAVWSPKLNKKGNSYKGMLFLENFTTKTACSIF; encoded by the coding sequence ATGGAGATAAAAGTATACCAAAAAATAATTACCGAGATTTATTCTGATATAAAAAATGTTGAAGATCTTGGTAAAGTAGCCAATTATATTCCAGAATTGGGAAATGTTTCTGCAGAAAACTTTGGAGTAAATCTTACAACCATAAAAAACGAAAGTTTTGGCATTGGTAATTTCGAAGAAAAATTCTCCATACAAAGTATTTCTAAAATACTTGCCCTTACTTTAGCTTATAAATTAGAAGGGGAAAAAATATGGCAAAGAGTAGACGTGGAACCTTCTGGAAACCCTTTTAACTCATTACAGCAATTAGAATCCGATAACGGAATTCCGAGAAATCCTTTTATAAATTCAGGCGCAATTGTTGTTTGCGACGTTCTATTGAGTCATTTAACAAATCCAAAAGAAGAATTTTTAGCTTTTTGTAAAGAATTATCTAATAACTCCTCATTAAATTATTCTGAAAAAGTAGCAAAATCAGAAAAAAATACAGGTTTCAGAAATGTGGCTTTGTGTAATTTTATAAAATCTTTTGGTAATATTAAAAACAATGTAGACGAAGTTTTAGACTTCTATTTTCATATTTGCTCTTTAGAAATGAGCTGTAAAGAATTATCGGAAATCTTTCAATTTTTAGCAGACGATAATTTTAGAACACATAAAGGAAACTACGTAATTACAGAAAGCCAAGCAAAAAGAATAAATGCAATTATGCTTACTTGTGGTTTTTATGACGAATCTGGCGAGTTTGCTTTTAGAGTTGGTTTGCCAGGTAAAAGTGGTGTTGGTGGAGGAATTGTGGCAATTCATCCAGATGAATTTTGCATTGCAGTATGGAGTCCAAAATTGAATAAAAAAGGAAATTCTTACAAAGGAATGTTGTTTTTAGAGAATTTTACTACAAAAACAGCGTGTTCTATTTTTTAA
- a CDS encoding fatty acid desaturase family protein, which produces MKTINFSRVDKAKFFRTLNKRVNTYFKENNLKRTGNWKLYTKAIIMFSLFLVPFILILTVSMPQWVMILLMVVTGIGMAGVGMNVMHDANHESFSKRKWVNKLMGSSIYILAGNVYNWKVQHNVLHHTFTNVEGHDEDIDAGRIIRFSQHSSWLPIHKIQKYYSIFLYGLLTINWAITTDIKQMRSYLKRKLSYGKFPNPKVEWTKLVVSKIVYYALWIVLPLLVLDVAWWKVLLGFFVMHYTAGMILSLVFQLAHIVPNTEMPLPDKDGNLEHTWAVHQLYTTSNFAPSNWLVNFYTGGLNHQVEHHIFPHISHVHYNKLAKIVKETALEFNLPYNEYKTMSKAVVEHFRHLGVLGQKPELA; this is translated from the coding sequence ATGAAAACAATAAATTTCTCAAGAGTAGATAAAGCTAAATTCTTTAGAACTCTAAATAAAAGAGTAAATACATATTTTAAAGAAAATAATTTAAAAAGAACTGGAAACTGGAAATTGTACACAAAAGCAATTATTATGTTCTCATTGTTTTTAGTTCCTTTCATTTTAATCTTAACAGTTTCTATGCCTCAATGGGTAATGATTCTTTTAATGGTTGTTACAGGAATAGGAATGGCTGGTGTTGGTATGAATGTTATGCATGATGCTAACCACGAATCTTTTTCTAAAAGAAAATGGGTAAATAAATTAATGGGAAGTAGTATTTATATTCTTGCCGGAAACGTGTATAATTGGAAAGTACAACACAACGTTTTACACCATACTTTTACCAATGTAGAAGGCCATGATGAAGATATAGATGCTGGAAGAATTATACGTTTTTCTCAACATTCTTCTTGGTTACCAATTCATAAAATTCAAAAATATTATTCTATATTTTTATATGGTTTGCTAACTATAAACTGGGCAATAACAACAGATATTAAACAAATGCGCAGTTATTTAAAACGAAAATTATCTTATGGTAAATTTCCAAATCCTAAAGTAGAGTGGACAAAATTAGTGGTTTCTAAAATTGTGTATTATGCACTTTGGATTGTTTTACCATTATTAGTTTTAGACGTTGCTTGGTGGAAAGTTTTACTTGGTTTCTTTGTAATGCACTATACTGCAGGTATGATTTTAAGTCTAGTTTTTCAATTAGCACATATTGTACCAAATACAGAAATGCCACTTCCAGATAAAGATGGAAATTTAGAACACACTTGGGCAGTCCACCAATTATATACAACTTCTAACTTTGCGCCTAGTAATTGGTTGGTAAACTTCTACACTGGTGGTTTAAATCATCAAGTTGAACATCATATTTTTCCGCATATTTCTCACGTACATTATAATAAATTGGCTAAAATTGTAAAAGAAACGGCTTTAGAGTTTAATTTGCCTTATAACGAATACAAAACAATGTCAAAAGCAGTTGTAGAGCACTTTAGACATTTAGGTGTTTTAGGACAAAAGCCAGAATTAGCATAA
- the ftsZ gene encoding cell division protein FtsZ — protein sequence MSAEFDNISFDMPKTQSNTIKVIGVGGGGSNAVNHMFTQHIKGVDFVICNTDAQALENSPIPNKIQLGANLTSGLGAGANPEVGAQAAKESMQEIQQMLNTQTKMVFITAGMGGGTGTGAAPIIAKIAKDMDILTVGIVTMPFQFEGRMRSKQAQLGIDQLRQNVDSLIVINNNKLREVYGNLGFKAGFSKADEVLSTASKGIAEVITHHYKQNIDLHDAKTVLSNSGTAIMGSAKEEGTNRAKNAIVKALDSPLLNDNKITGAKNVLLLIVSGTNEVTLDEIGEINDFIQDEAGYDANIIMGIGEDEELGDAISVTIVATGFAADQQSTITNTEVKKIVHTLEDEQKATYNFGEKTITKSPTLDQPISNKSDQKIVHTLEDDTDTLTEPKTPKMDLVQTSEIIASMPVSYDEIQLETIAEEDFIITDVTPVVEEVIEEEPVQLQADLLFDLPLNSYTEVKEEEEIKFNLTEESALNTNNLEVKEVKVESEKRYFLEEFDAKPTIGKSSHIAGNNEVIEEEVKFELKTSTPQNEINSVETISEEVSPLDLTISELQQRAEERRRKMKGFNYKFNDQLSKNIDEIERQPAYKRQGVDLNVNAPISQSKTAIKKEDDQIDFKSNNSFLHDNVD from the coding sequence ATGAGCGCAGAATTTGATAACATTTCATTTGACATGCCAAAAACACAATCTAACACTATTAAAGTAATTGGTGTTGGTGGTGGAGGTAGCAATGCAGTAAACCACATGTTTACGCAACATATTAAAGGAGTAGATTTTGTAATCTGTAATACAGATGCACAAGCTCTAGAAAATAGTCCAATTCCTAATAAAATTCAATTAGGGGCTAACTTAACATCTGGTCTAGGTGCTGGTGCAAATCCAGAAGTTGGTGCACAAGCCGCTAAAGAAAGTATGCAAGAGATACAGCAAATGCTAAATACCCAAACTAAAATGGTATTTATAACTGCTGGTATGGGTGGTGGTACTGGAACAGGAGCTGCGCCAATTATTGCAAAAATTGCAAAAGATATGGACATTCTTACTGTAGGTATTGTAACTATGCCATTTCAGTTCGAAGGTAGAATGCGTTCTAAACAAGCACAATTAGGAATCGATCAACTGCGCCAAAATGTAGATTCTTTAATTGTAATTAATAACAATAAATTACGTGAAGTATACGGGAATTTAGGTTTTAAAGCTGGTTTTTCTAAAGCAGACGAAGTTTTATCTACAGCTTCTAAAGGTATTGCAGAAGTAATTACACATCACTATAAACAAAATATAGATTTACACGATGCTAAAACCGTGCTTTCTAATAGTGGAACTGCAATTATGGGTTCTGCAAAAGAAGAAGGTACAAATAGAGCTAAAAACGCCATTGTAAAAGCATTAGATTCTCCATTATTGAACGATAATAAAATTACAGGAGCAAAGAATGTATTGTTATTAATTGTTTCTGGAACTAACGAAGTTACGTTAGACGAAATTGGAGAAATTAACGACTTTATTCAAGATGAAGCTGGTTATGACGCCAACATTATAATGGGTATTGGAGAAGATGAAGAATTAGGAGACGCCATTTCTGTAACTATTGTTGCTACAGGTTTTGCAGCAGATCAACAAAGTACAATTACAAATACAGAAGTTAAAAAAATTGTACATACTCTAGAAGATGAGCAAAAAGCAACCTATAATTTCGGTGAAAAAACAATTACAAAATCACCAACATTAGATCAACCAATTTCTAATAAATCTGACCAAAAAATTGTACATACTTTAGAAGATGATACAGATACATTAACGGAGCCAAAAACTCCAAAGATGGATTTGGTACAAACATCAGAAATTATTGCAAGTATGCCAGTTTCTTACGATGAAATTCAACTAGAAACAATTGCTGAAGAGGATTTTATTATTACAGATGTTACACCAGTTGTAGAAGAGGTAATTGAAGAAGAGCCAGTACAATTACAAGCAGATTTGTTATTCGATTTACCCTTAAACTCTTACACAGAGGTAAAGGAAGAAGAGGAAATTAAATTTAACTTAACAGAAGAAAGTGCTTTAAACACTAATAACTTAGAAGTTAAAGAAGTTAAAGTTGAATCTGAAAAGAGATATTTTCTTGAAGAATTTGATGCAAAACCTACCATAGGAAAAAGTTCTCACATAGCTGGAAATAATGAAGTTATCGAAGAAGAAGTTAAATTTGAATTGAAAACTTCTACCCCACAAAATGAAATAAATAGTGTTGAAACAATTAGTGAAGAAGTTTCGCCATTAGATTTAACAATTTCAGAGTTGCAACAAAGAGCAGAAGAAAGACGAAGAAAGATGAAAGGCTTCAACTATAAATTTAACGATCAGTTAAGTAAAAATATAGATGAAATCGAACGTCAGCCTGCATATAAAAGACAAGGTGTAGATTTAAACGTAAACGCTCCAATTAGTCAGTCTAAAACAGCTATTAAAAAAGAAGATGACCAAATAGATTTTAAGTCTAACAATTCTTTTTTACATGATAATGTAGACTAG
- the lysS gene encoding lysine--tRNA ligase — protein sequence MQLSEQEVVRREKLAKLRDLGINPYPADLFPVNSTSKEIKQNFEESKQVIIAGRLMSINIQGKASFAQLQDGEGRIQVYFNRDEICTGEDKSLYNDVFKKLLDLGDFVGIEGVLFTTKVGEKTVMVKNFKLLSKALKPLPIPKVKDGVTYDAFTDPEMRYRQRYADLVVNPHVKEVFVKRTKLFNAMRSFFNDAGYFEVETPVLQPIPGGAAARPFITHHNSLDIPLYMRIANELYLKRLIVGGFDGVYEFSKNFRNEGMDRTHNPEFTAMEIYVSYKDYNWMMDFAEQLLEHCAIAVNGTSEATFGEHKIDFKAPYARVTMADSIKHFTGFDITGKTEDEIRAAAKGMNIPVDETMGKGKLIDEIFGEKCEGNYIQPTFITDYPKEMSPLCKEHRDNPELTERFELMVCGKEIANAYSELNDPIDQRERFEHQLKLAQKGDDEATEFIDEDFLRALEYGMPPTSGMGIGMDRLIMFLTNNQSIQEVLFFPQMRPEKKAPSIELNDEEKAVLAIITKAEKIDLNELKTQSGLSNKKWDKTIKGLTKKDVAKVSKTDEGLFVEAL from the coding sequence ATGCAATTATCAGAACAAGAAGTTGTACGTAGAGAAAAGCTAGCAAAATTAAGAGATTTGGGTATAAACCCTTATCCTGCAGATTTATTTCCTGTAAATTCTACTTCGAAGGAGATTAAACAGAATTTTGAAGAAAGCAAACAGGTAATAATTGCTGGTAGATTAATGTCTATAAATATACAAGGAAAAGCTTCTTTTGCGCAGTTACAAGATGGTGAAGGTAGAATACAAGTGTATTTTAATAGAGATGAAATTTGTACAGGTGAAGATAAATCTTTGTACAATGATGTCTTTAAGAAATTATTAGATTTAGGTGATTTTGTTGGTATTGAAGGTGTACTTTTTACTACCAAAGTTGGTGAAAAAACTGTAATGGTTAAGAATTTTAAGTTACTTTCTAAAGCCTTAAAACCTTTACCAATACCTAAAGTGAAAGATGGTGTTACTTATGATGCTTTTACAGATCCAGAAATGCGTTACAGACAACGTTATGCAGATTTAGTGGTAAACCCACATGTAAAAGAAGTATTTGTTAAAAGAACAAAATTGTTTAATGCAATGCGTTCTTTCTTTAATGATGCTGGATATTTTGAAGTTGAAACTCCGGTTTTACAACCAATTCCTGGAGGAGCAGCTGCAAGGCCTTTTATAACGCATCATAATTCTTTGGATATTCCATTATATATGAGAATTGCTAACGAATTGTATCTAAAAAGATTGATTGTTGGTGGTTTTGATGGCGTGTATGAATTCTCTAAAAACTTTAGAAATGAAGGAATGGACAGAACTCATAATCCTGAATTTACAGCCATGGAAATCTATGTTTCTTACAAAGATTACAACTGGATGATGGATTTTGCAGAGCAATTATTAGAGCACTGTGCAATTGCTGTAAACGGAACTTCTGAAGCTACTTTTGGTGAACATAAAATAGACTTTAAAGCGCCTTATGCAAGAGTAACTATGGCAGATTCTATAAAACATTTTACAGGTTTCGATATTACTGGTAAAACTGAAGATGAAATTAGAGCTGCTGCAAAAGGAATGAATATTCCTGTTGATGAAACAATGGGTAAAGGAAAATTAATTGATGAAATTTTTGGTGAAAAATGTGAAGGAAATTACATTCAGCCTACTTTTATTACTGATTATCCAAAAGAAATGTCTCCTCTTTGTAAAGAACACAGAGACAATCCAGAACTTACAGAACGTTTCGAATTAATGGTTTGTGGGAAAGAAATTGCAAATGCATATTCTGAATTAAACGACCCAATTGACCAACGTGAACGTTTTGAGCATCAACTAAAATTAGCGCAAAAAGGAGATGATGAAGCTACAGAATTTATAGATGAAGATTTTTTACGAGCTTTAGAATATGGAATGCCACCAACGTCTGGAATGGGAATTGGAATGGACCGTTTAATTATGTTTTTAACAAACAATCAATCTATACAAGAAGTTTTATTTTTCCCTCAAATGAGACCAGAGAAAAAAGCGCCTTCTATTGAATTAAATGATGAAGAAAAAGCCGTTTTAGCAATTATTACAAAAGCTGAAAAAATAGATTTAAACGAATTGAAAACTCAATCTGGTTTGTCTAACAAAAAATGGGATAAAACCATTAAAGGTTTAACTAAAAAAGATGTTGCTAAAGTTTCTAAAACAGATGAAGGTTTGTTTGTAGAAGCTTTGTAA